A genomic region of Deinococcus sp. KSM4-11 contains the following coding sequences:
- a CDS encoding histidine phosphatase family protein — MTHRLAPTGFTPPDRASATEFWVVRHGESTWNADGRYQGQADVPLSHIGVLQAATLAERLTGQGFAAVYSSDLKRASQTASAVVERLAGRPAVQLDPGLREIDVGALSGLVIADIRARHADYLSALQADPWATRRPGGESMADLYDRCGAAFHALRARHPGQRVLVFTHGGVVRVAVGLALGGVPANAWSRLSVTNTSITRVLLGEASGTLLGFNDDAHLENLIEATEADDVLGQSP; from the coding sequence TTGACCCATCGGCTCGCTCCGACCGGCTTCACGCCACCAGACCGGGCCAGCGCCACGGAATTCTGGGTCGTCCGGCACGGCGAGAGCACCTGGAATGCCGACGGCCGGTACCAGGGCCAGGCCGACGTTCCGCTGAGCCACATCGGGGTGTTGCAGGCGGCCACGCTGGCCGAGCGCCTCACCGGGCAGGGCTTCGCGGCCGTCTACTCCAGCGACCTCAAGCGCGCGTCCCAGACGGCCTCGGCCGTGGTGGAACGCCTGGCCGGGCGTCCGGCGGTGCAGCTCGATCCGGGCCTGCGGGAGATCGATGTGGGCGCGCTCTCCGGCCTGGTCATCGCCGACATCCGCGCCCGGCATGCCGACTACCTGAGCGCCCTGCAAGCCGACCCGTGGGCGACCCGACGCCCCGGCGGTGAGAGCATGGCCGACCTCTACGACCGCTGCGGCGCGGCCTTTCACGCGCTGCGGGCGCGGCATCCGGGGCAGCGGGTGCTGGTCTTCACGCACGGCGGCGTGGTGCGCGTGGCCGTGGGGCTTGCGCTGGGCGGCGTGCCCGCCAACGCCTGGTCGCGCCTGAGCGTCACGAACACCAGCATCACCCGCGTGCTGCTGGGCGAGGCGAGCGGCACACTGCTGGGCTTCAACGACGACGCGCACCTGGAGAACCTGATCGAGGCGACCGAGGCCGACGACGTGCTCGGCCAGTCCCCTTGA
- the meaB gene encoding methylmalonyl Co-A mutase-associated GTPase MeaB has product MNVATLETRYRAGEARALARAVTLAEAGLPQVRPLLRAARERAGQAVVLGVTGSPGSGKSTLVDALIAVLRARGQRVAVLAVDPSSPYSGGAILGDRIRMLRWHADPGVFVRSLASRGALGGLSARTMSVLALLEGAGHGDTGFDWVILETVGVGQSEVDIAAACDHTLLVLTPAGGDGVQAFKAGIMEIADVIAVNKADLPGADRTVRELLAAQGLGAHDEHTWFAPIRKAIAAKGEGIDVLIDAVEAHRAHLGESGLRARREARAEFEVRSLVQERLQRRAREVSHDLYARVAAGELDAEAAADELLGRP; this is encoded by the coding sequence TTGAACGTGGCCACCCTGGAAACGCGCTACCGGGCTGGCGAGGCCCGCGCCCTGGCCCGCGCCGTCACCCTGGCCGAAGCGGGGTTGCCGCAGGTGCGGCCCCTGCTGCGCGCCGCGCGCGAACGGGCCGGGCAGGCGGTGGTGCTGGGCGTGACCGGCAGTCCCGGCAGCGGCAAGAGCACCCTGGTGGACGCCTTGATCGCTGTGCTGCGCGCGCGCGGGCAGCGGGTCGCGGTGCTGGCCGTGGATCCCAGCTCGCCCTACTCGGGCGGCGCGATCCTCGGTGACCGGATCCGGATGCTGCGCTGGCACGCCGATCCGGGCGTGTTCGTGCGTTCGCTGGCCAGCCGGGGCGCCCTGGGCGGCCTCTCGGCGCGCACCATGAGCGTCCTGGCCCTCCTGGAAGGAGCGGGCCACGGGGACACCGGGTTCGACTGGGTGATCCTCGAAACGGTGGGCGTGGGCCAGTCCGAGGTGGATATCGCTGCCGCCTGCGACCACACCCTGCTGGTGCTCACCCCGGCCGGTGGGGACGGCGTGCAGGCCTTCAAGGCCGGCATCATGGAGATCGCCGACGTGATCGCCGTGAACAAGGCCGACCTGCCCGGCGCCGACCGAACCGTGCGGGAACTGCTGGCCGCGCAGGGCCTCGGCGCCCACGACGAGCACACCTGGTTCGCGCCCATTCGCAAGGCCATCGCCGCGAAAGGGGAGGGGATCGACGTCCTGATCGACGCGGTGGAGGCCCACCGGGCCCACCTGGGGGAGAGCGGCCTGCGCGCCCGGCGGGAGGCCCGCGCCGAATTCGAGGTGCGCTCGCTGGTGCAGGAGCGCCTGCAGCGCCGCGCCCGCGAGGTCAGCCACGATCTCTATGCCCGCGTCGCCGCTGGTGAACTGGATGCCGAGGCCGCCGCCGACGAACTGCTGGGCCGCCCATGA
- a CDS encoding MFS transporter produces MQAAATVTATRHAASIALAVTAGHFINDAYGAMLTPLTPALQHKFGVSIAAVTLLASVFSLTSSVLQPLLGIIGERLDRRYAAALGPLVTGVGLTLLGFVPWFGALVLLVAAAGFGSGFFHPAGAAYVAQHSPPNRRGLWASIFSAGGTGGSALGPVFAGVGLTHLPWFSLIGVAVAALTFAVTPSGVQKARRVSMAEYVGIFRGPMVWLWAMAVLRSLASMGYNAMLPFILLGRGYGTREVVITLAVFAVASAAGGLLGGRLSDRYGRTPVLRGAILTTLPFFVALILSSPANWWFYPLTFLVGAAVNASIPVGVVTAQEYAPGHVAVASSIMMGFSWGFAGILVFLVGALADVTSPTTAALCAMILLVPSAVIATRLPEPGRGEFR; encoded by the coding sequence ATGCAGGCTGCCGCCACCGTGACCGCCACCCGCCACGCTGCCTCGATTGCCCTGGCCGTCACGGCGGGCCACTTCATCAACGATGCCTACGGAGCGATGCTCACGCCCCTCACGCCCGCCCTGCAGCACAAGTTCGGGGTGAGCATCGCCGCGGTGACCCTGCTGGCCAGCGTGTTCTCGCTGACCAGTTCCGTGCTGCAGCCCCTGCTGGGCATCATCGGCGAGCGGCTCGACCGGCGGTACGCGGCGGCCCTGGGGCCACTCGTCACCGGCGTGGGCCTGACCCTGCTGGGCTTCGTGCCGTGGTTCGGCGCGCTGGTTCTGCTGGTGGCCGCCGCCGGGTTCGGCAGCGGCTTCTTCCACCCGGCCGGGGCGGCGTACGTCGCGCAGCACAGCCCGCCGAACCGGCGCGGCCTGTGGGCCAGCATCTTCAGCGCGGGGGGCACGGGCGGGAGCGCGCTGGGTCCGGTCTTCGCCGGCGTGGGCCTCACGCACCTGCCGTGGTTCTCGCTGATTGGTGTGGCCGTGGCCGCGCTGACCTTCGCGGTCACCCCCAGCGGCGTGCAGAAGGCCCGCCGGGTCAGCATGGCCGAGTACGTGGGCATCTTCCGGGGGCCGATGGTGTGGCTGTGGGCCATGGCCGTCCTGAGATCCCTGGCCAGCATGGGCTACAACGCCATGCTGCCGTTCATCCTGCTGGGCCGGGGGTACGGCACGCGCGAGGTCGTCATCACCCTCGCCGTGTTCGCCGTGGCTAGCGCCGCCGGCGGCCTCCTCGGCGGACGCCTGAGCGACCGCTACGGCCGGACCCCCGTGCTGCGGGGCGCGATCCTGACCACCCTTCCCTTCTTCGTCGCGCTGATCCTGAGCAGCCCGGCCAACTGGTGGTTCTACCCGCTGACCTTCCTGGTGGGCGCGGCCGTGAACGCCAGCATTCCCGTCGGCGTGGTCACGGCGCAGGAGTACGCGCCCGGTCACGTCGCGGTCGCCAGTTCGATCATGATGGGCTTCTCCTGGGGCTTCGCCGGCATCCTCGTGTTTCTCGTCGGCGCCCTGGCCGACGTGACCAGTCCCACCACGGCCGCCCTGTGCGCCATGATCCTGCTCGTCCCCAGCGCCGTGATCGCCACGCGGCTGCCCGAACCGGGGCGTGGCGAGTTCCGGTAA
- the trpC gene encoding indole-3-glycerol phosphate synthase TrpC, translated as MTGLPKLNLESVPGVLGRIVSQRAADYAGFSAETGAIRPAARRFETALAAPGLSLIAEVKRASPSQGAIAPLNPAPAARAYEEGGAAAISCLTEPRHFDGNAQALLDVVAAVDVPVLRKDFVVHPAMLREAAEWGASAALLMVSVLHEATGAYLEIAHDLGLDALVEVHSEAELDVALACGARIIGVNNRDLTTLQIDLQVSPRLIRRAREAGFAGVLVAESGYRTPADLAPVRDMADAVLVGTSLAGSGDLTRAARDLMAPAP; from the coding sequence ATGACGGGCCTGCCGAAGCTTAACCTCGAGTCCGTGCCCGGTGTGCTGGGCCGCATCGTGTCGCAGCGGGCCGCCGATTACGCCGGGTTCAGTGCCGAGACCGGCGCCATACGACCTGCCGCCCGGCGCTTCGAGACGGCGCTGGCCGCTCCTGGGCTGTCTCTCATCGCGGAGGTCAAACGTGCCAGTCCCAGCCAGGGAGCCATCGCCCCCCTGAACCCGGCGCCGGCGGCCCGCGCATACGAGGAGGGCGGCGCGGCGGCCATCTCCTGCCTGACCGAGCCCCGCCACTTCGACGGCAACGCGCAGGCGCTGCTGGACGTAGTGGCCGCGGTGGACGTGCCGGTGCTGCGCAAGGATTTCGTGGTGCATCCGGCCATGCTGCGCGAGGCGGCCGAGTGGGGCGCGTCGGCCGCCCTGCTGATGGTCAGCGTGCTGCACGAGGCCACGGGGGCGTACCTGGAAATTGCCCACGACCTGGGCCTGGACGCGCTGGTCGAGGTGCACAGCGAGGCCGAACTGGACGTGGCCCTGGCCTGCGGGGCGCGGATCATCGGGGTGAACAACCGGGACCTGACCACGCTGCAGATCGACCTGCAGGTCAGCCCGCGCCTGATCCGCCGGGCCCGGGAGGCGGGCTTTGCTGGGGTGCTCGTCGCGGAGAGCGGCTACCGCACGCCGGCGGACCTGGCACCCGTGAGGGACATGGCCGATGCCGTGCTGGTGGGCACCAGTCTGGCCGGAAGCGGCGACCTGACGCGGGCGGCCCGCGACCTGATGGCCCCTGCGCCGTGA
- the purM gene encoding phosphoribosylformylglycinamidine cyclo-ligase has translation MTESNEGAAASAYERAGVSIDAGHRAVALMKDAVARTHTPAVLGGIGGFGGLFRAAFGHMADPVLVASTDGVGTKTKVAVKVGKHGGLGADIVNHCVNDILVQGARPLFFLDYVAMGKLRPEVVAEVVTGAARACEVLGVALLGGETAEMPGVYVEGELDIVGTIVGVVDRPDLIDGSRIEVGDSVIALPSSGLHTNGFSLARLALDGLDWHEARADLEGRTLADVLPVPHRAYVPAFDALENAGVAVHGMAHITGGGLVDNPPRVFPAGIGMQVDTTSWTVPPVFELIVKEARVPRQEAFRALNMGVGFLFIVPSAQQERALAALGTAGENPWVIGRMVPGAGVAFTEGTP, from the coding sequence ATGACGGAGAGCAACGAGGGCGCTGCGGCGTCGGCTTATGAACGCGCGGGCGTGAGCATCGATGCCGGTCACCGCGCGGTGGCACTGATGAAGGACGCGGTGGCGCGCACGCACACGCCCGCCGTCCTGGGCGGCATCGGCGGCTTCGGCGGTCTGTTCCGCGCGGCCTTCGGGCATATGGCCGACCCGGTGCTGGTCGCCAGCACGGACGGCGTGGGCACGAAGACCAAGGTGGCCGTGAAGGTCGGCAAGCACGGGGGCCTGGGCGCGGACATCGTGAACCACTGCGTGAATGACATCCTCGTGCAGGGCGCCAGGCCGCTGTTCTTCCTCGATTACGTCGCCATGGGCAAACTCCGCCCGGAGGTCGTGGCCGAGGTCGTCACGGGGGCCGCGCGGGCCTGCGAAGTGCTGGGCGTGGCCCTGCTGGGCGGCGAGACCGCCGAGATGCCCGGCGTGTACGTCGAGGGTGAACTGGACATCGTAGGCACCATCGTCGGGGTGGTGGATCGCCCGGATCTGATCGACGGATCGCGCATCGAGGTCGGGGACAGCGTGATCGCGCTGCCCAGCAGCGGCCTGCACACCAACGGGTTCTCGCTGGCCCGGCTGGCGCTGGACGGCCTGGACTGGCACGAGGCCCGCGCGGATCTGGAGGGTCGCACCCTGGCGGACGTGCTGCCCGTGCCGCACCGCGCGTACGTGCCCGCCTTCGACGCCCTGGAGAACGCGGGCGTGGCCGTGCACGGGATGGCCCACATCACGGGAGGCGGCCTGGTGGACAATCCCCCGCGCGTGTTCCCGGCCGGGATCGGCATGCAGGTGGACACGACCTCCTGGACGGTGCCGCCGGTCTTCGAGCTGATCGTGAAGGAGGCGCGGGTTCCGCGCCAGGAGGCCTTCCGCGCGCTGAACATGGGCGTGGGCTTCCTGTTCATCGTGCCCTCCGCACAGCAGGAACGCGCCCTGGCCGCCCTGGGCACGGCCGGCGAGAATCCCTGGGTGATCGGGCGGATGGTGCCCGGTGCGGGCGTGGCGTTCACAGAGGGCACTCCTTGA
- a CDS encoding isoprenylcysteine carboxylmethyltransferase family protein, giving the protein MNARTAAPLLLTLLTVQRLLELRVARSNERWARAHGAVEYGRDHYPLFFVLHPAWMIATYLEGRRSRGPVNVPALLLFLLAQPLRFWVIRTLGTYWNTRILIVPGGERVSGGPFRFLKHPNYAVVALEIAAAPLAVGAWRSALAFTALNAALLLLIRIPAEECALAAYGARIDDPAG; this is encoded by the coding sequence ATGAACGCCCGGACGGCCGCGCCCCTGCTGCTGACCCTGCTGACCGTGCAACGCCTGCTGGAACTGCGCGTCGCGCGCTCGAACGAACGCTGGGCCCGCGCGCACGGGGCCGTGGAATATGGCCGCGACCACTACCCGCTGTTCTTCGTGCTGCACCCCGCGTGGATGATCGCCACGTATCTCGAGGGCCGCCGTTCGCGCGGGCCCGTGAATGTGCCTGCCCTGCTGCTGTTCCTGCTGGCGCAGCCCCTGCGCTTCTGGGTGATCCGCACGCTCGGCACGTACTGGAACACCCGAATCCTGATCGTGCCCGGCGGCGAGCGCGTCTCAGGCGGGCCTTTCCGCTTTCTGAAACACCCCAATTACGCGGTCGTGGCGCTGGAGATCGCGGCAGCGCCTCTGGCGGTCGGGGCGTGGCGCAGCGCCCTGGCCTTCACGGCGCTCAACGCCGCGCTGCTGCTCCTGATCCGCATTCCTGCCGAGGAATGCGCCCTGGCCGCCTACGGGGCCAGAATCGATGATCCTGCCGGTTGA
- the glcF gene encoding glycolate oxidase subunit GlcF, translating to MNNDIPAHVPGGQGEVMAHAVDACVHCGFCLPACPTYALLGDEMDSPRGRIILMKEVLEGGLPLMDAAPHLDRCLGCMGCVTACPSGVPYGELITAFRGWSEPRRTRTPFDRAKRYAILKALPAPKLFSVAARVGQYAKPLAPLLPNALRSPLDLLPEHVPAMQPSPAITPAKGPQRGRVAFLVGCAQQALAPNFNAATLRVLARNGIEVVVPDGQGCCGAAALHTGARDEALTLVRANLNAFDPDDFDAILSNAAGCGAGLKEYPMVLHGEPDEARARAFAAKVMDISEYLNGLLQDGALEPMVPASRPLKVAYHDACHLAHAQGVKAAPRALLRAIPGVTVLEVPEGDLCCGSAGTYNLEQPELATQLGQRKAKHILSTTPDLIASGNIGCHTQIQSHVRRQHSGVPVMHTVEVLDLAYRGEL from the coding sequence TTGAACAACGACATTCCCGCGCACGTGCCCGGCGGTCAGGGCGAGGTGATGGCGCACGCTGTGGACGCCTGCGTACACTGCGGTTTCTGCCTGCCCGCGTGCCCGACCTACGCGCTGCTGGGCGACGAGATGGACAGCCCGCGTGGCCGGATCATCCTGATGAAGGAGGTGCTGGAGGGCGGCCTGCCCCTGATGGACGCCGCGCCGCACCTGGACCGCTGCCTGGGCTGCATGGGCTGCGTGACCGCGTGTCCGAGCGGCGTGCCGTACGGGGAACTCATCACGGCCTTCCGGGGGTGGAGCGAGCCGAGGCGCACACGTACTCCCTTCGACCGGGCAAAACGGTACGCGATCCTCAAGGCGCTCCCGGCCCCGAAGCTGTTCAGCGTGGCGGCCCGCGTGGGCCAGTACGCCAAGCCGCTCGCGCCGCTGCTGCCGAATGCGCTGCGCTCGCCGCTCGACCTGCTGCCGGAGCACGTGCCCGCCATGCAGCCCAGCCCGGCAATCACGCCCGCGAAGGGGCCGCAGCGTGGCAGGGTGGCGTTCCTGGTCGGCTGCGCGCAGCAGGCGCTCGCTCCGAACTTCAATGCGGCGACCCTGCGTGTGCTCGCCCGCAATGGCATCGAGGTCGTCGTGCCCGACGGTCAGGGCTGTTGCGGCGCGGCCGCCCTGCATACGGGCGCGCGGGACGAGGCTCTAACGCTCGTGCGCGCGAACCTGAACGCGTTTGACCCGGACGACTTCGATGCGATCCTGTCGAACGCCGCCGGTTGCGGCGCGGGCCTGAAGGAATACCCGATGGTGCTGCATGGCGAACCCGATGAGGCCCGCGCCCGCGCTTTCGCGGCGAAGGTCATGGACATCAGCGAGTACCTGAATGGTCTGTTGCAGGACGGCGCGCTGGAGCCGATGGTGCCTGCATCCAGACCCCTGAAGGTCGCGTACCACGACGCCTGCCACCTCGCGCACGCGCAGGGCGTGAAGGCGGCGCCGCGTGCCCTGCTACGCGCCATTCCTGGCGTGACCGTGCTGGAGGTGCCGGAAGGCGACCTGTGCTGCGGCAGCGCGGGCACCTACAACCTCGAACAGCCGGAGCTTGCCACGCAGCTCGGCCAGCGCAAGGCGAAGCACATCCTGTCCACGACTCCTGACCTGATCGCCAGCGGCAACATCGGCTGCCATACGCAGATTCAGAGCCATGTGCGTCGTCAGCACAGTGGCGTGCCCGTCATGCACACCGTGGAAGTGCTGGATCTGGCGTACCGGGGCGAGCTGTGA
- a CDS encoding FAD-binding oxidoreductase: MPILDLSPGDQTITVSGDTDLLDVYAALPTGLYPPFPPVELPGGVGGLVARGGFGQAFFFGAEVLGVAFRAPSGRVVRAGGRTVKNVQGYDLTRPFVGSFGALGEALEVTLRLRPGLVLRHVAAPGALAALPDTAARFAWEHAGHVHLLHFGHAREVEQSVGRLLSAQDVTGHADLRPLFPDGVGVGEGGSLRDRRFGWVNGGNVPAMPALFGKLAASL; the protein is encoded by the coding sequence ATGCCCATCCTTGACCTCTCGCCGGGCGACCAGACCATCACGGTCAGCGGCGACACGGATCTGCTGGACGTGTACGCTGCGCTGCCCACCGGGCTCTACCCGCCGTTCCCGCCGGTGGAACTGCCCGGCGGCGTGGGCGGTCTCGTGGCCCGTGGGGGCTTCGGGCAGGCGTTCTTCTTCGGGGCGGAGGTGCTGGGCGTGGCCTTCCGCGCGCCGTCCGGGCGGGTCGTGCGGGCCGGGGGACGCACCGTGAAGAACGTGCAGGGTTACGACCTGACCCGGCCCTTCGTGGGCAGTTTCGGGGCCCTGGGCGAGGCGCTGGAGGTGACGTTGCGGCTGCGGCCTGGGCTGGTACTCCGGCATGTTGCGGCCCCCGGCGCGCTGGCTGCGCTGCCCGACACGGCGGCGCGCTTCGCGTGGGAGCACGCCGGGCACGTCCACCTGTTGCACTTTGGGCACGCGCGCGAGGTCGAGCAGAGCGTGGGCCGGCTTCTCAGCGCGCAGGACGTGACTGGACACGCCGACCTGCGCCCCCTGTTCCCCGATGGCGTTGGCGTCGGCGAGGGGGGTTCGTTAAGGGATAGGCGCTTCGGCTGGGTGAACGGCGGGAACGTCCCCGCCATGCCCGCGCTGTTCGGGAAACTGGCCGCGAGCCTGTAA
- a CDS encoding TVP38/TMEM64 family protein, with protein sequence MTTAVPSPPRHLRWLILAVALLILGSVALIPDVREFLGRGYAALRSSDPAVTRAFVSGLSWAGPLALIAAFMIQAVLPVLPAVFLIAVTSRAYGPLEGFLIVYVGTVLGAAAGYALGRAVGDTLVGLLAGEKGQRKAQDFAARYGIQGVLMIRMMPILSSDVMNLVAGAARMGFRPFMLATAAGALPVTALVVWLSGNTHRLIVGLALLSAGVAIVAVTRWVLARQAARRVAPPVG encoded by the coding sequence ATGACGACCGCCGTTCCCTCGCCGCCCCGGCACCTGCGCTGGCTGATCCTGGCCGTCGCTCTGCTGATCCTGGGGAGCGTGGCCCTGATCCCGGACGTCCGGGAGTTCCTGGGGCGGGGGTACGCGGCCCTGCGGTCGAGTGATCCGGCGGTCACGCGGGCTTTCGTGTCCGGGCTGAGCTGGGCCGGGCCGCTCGCGCTGATCGCGGCGTTCATGATCCAGGCGGTGCTGCCAGTGCTGCCCGCCGTGTTCCTGATCGCCGTGACCTCCCGCGCATACGGCCCGCTGGAAGGCTTCCTGATCGTGTACGTCGGGACGGTGCTGGGCGCGGCGGCCGGCTACGCGCTGGGACGCGCCGTGGGCGACACCCTGGTGGGTCTGCTGGCGGGCGAGAAGGGACAGCGCAAGGCCCAGGACTTCGCCGCCCGCTACGGCATCCAGGGCGTCTTGATGATCCGCATGATGCCGATCCTGTCCTCGGACGTGATGAACCTCGTGGCGGGCGCGGCCCGCATGGGCTTCCGGCCCTTCATGCTGGCCACGGCGGCGGGCGCCCTGCCGGTCACGGCGCTGGTCGTGTGGCTCAGTGGCAATACCCACCGCCTGATCGTGGGCCTGGCGCTGTTGTCGGCCGGCGTGGCCATCGTGGCCGTGACGCGCTGGGTGCTGGCGCGGCAGGCGGCGCGTCGCGTCGCTCCTCCGGTCGGGTAA
- a CDS encoding LLM class flavin-dependent oxidoreductase: MTLPSPLPLSVLDLVPVPLGSDAATGVRDALHLAQDAEAMGYARYWVAEHHNMGSLASSVPLAVLAAASQVTSTIRLGSGGVMLPNHAPLSVAEGYRLLGALAPGRVDLGLGRAPGTDGRTARALRGQSALMEEPFERQLSDLIAYGTGEYPAGHPFAGTIAAPAGEGLFPPLWILSSSGYGARVAAQAGAGLAFAWHINPDTALARQAADLYRAEFEPSDTMPDARVIVAASVVCAPTAAEAEELSLPLGLMFLRLTRGESAPFPTVEEAKAYPYTPQERAVADGMRKRAIIGDPADVARRLLELARDTNADELILTSILPDPDRRRSSYRLVMDAVRAAEGKVAVTAG, encoded by the coding sequence ATGACTCTTCCCTCTCCCCTGCCGCTGTCCGTTCTCGATCTGGTGCCGGTGCCGCTCGGTTCTGACGCGGCGACTGGCGTGCGGGACGCGCTGCACCTGGCGCAGGATGCCGAAGCGATGGGATATGCCCGGTACTGGGTGGCGGAGCACCACAACATGGGATCCCTGGCGTCGAGCGTGCCGCTGGCGGTGCTTGCGGCGGCGTCTCAGGTGACGAGCACCATCCGGCTGGGATCGGGCGGCGTGATGCTGCCCAACCACGCGCCGCTCTCGGTGGCGGAGGGCTACCGACTGCTGGGGGCACTCGCGCCGGGCCGGGTGGATCTGGGGCTGGGCCGCGCGCCGGGCACGGATGGTCGCACGGCGCGGGCTCTGCGGGGCCAGAGCGCACTGATGGAGGAACCCTTCGAGCGCCAGTTGAGCGACCTGATCGCGTATGGCACGGGGGAGTACCCCGCCGGGCATCCCTTCGCGGGCACGATTGCGGCTCCGGCAGGTGAGGGACTGTTCCCGCCGCTGTGGATTCTGAGCAGCAGCGGGTACGGCGCGCGGGTGGCGGCGCAGGCGGGGGCGGGGCTGGCGTTCGCGTGGCACATCAACCCGGACACGGCTCTGGCAAGGCAGGCTGCCGACCTGTACCGCGCGGAGTTCGAGCCGAGCGACACGATGCCGGACGCCCGGGTGATCGTCGCAGCGAGCGTGGTCTGCGCGCCCACAGCCGCCGAGGCGGAGGAACTGAGCCTGCCGCTGGGGCTGATGTTCCTGCGCCTGACGCGGGGCGAGAGTGCGCCCTTCCCCACCGTGGAGGAAGCGAAAGCCTATCCGTACACGCCTCAGGAGCGGGCGGTGGCCGATGGGATGCGGAAACGCGCGATTATCGGCGATCCGGCGGACGTCGCCCGGCGATTGCTGGAGCTGGCGCGCGACACGAACGCCGACGAACTGATCCTGACCAGCATCCTGCCCGATCCTGACCGGCGCCGTTCCTCGTACCGGCTGGTCATGGACGCCGTACGGGCCGCTGAGGGGAAAGTGGCCGTGACGGCCGGGTAA
- a CDS encoding FAD-binding oxidoreductase, with protein MSPEKQALTSTSSAHTPVSEGRSSNALAAALTRALGARKVLSNLSERLNYRYDAIQFGVTPLCVLLPESTADVVAVMRAARAAGVPVVGRGAASGLSGGAAPMVEAVVISFTRMTRLEIRPERREALAQPGVITLKVSEDARPHGLVYPPDPASFRTSTIGGNLGENAGGPMCFKYGVTGDYVKALEFVDADGDVHQLTRDAYDLAGLLIGSEGTLGLITDATLRLSTPAKYTRTLMAHFPEVGQAAEAVSSAIAAGAVPSKLEFMDQACTNAIEDYLHLGLPREAGAVLLVDTDGDDLHTVEEERALVEQACLAAGGQVRRAATDAEAAALWQARRSVSPALGRIRPQRMNEDIVVPRSALPEVVREIRALGDASGLTLVQFGHIGDGNLHPNILFNPRTESAEAVHTLAHEIALVAIRHGGVLSGEHGIGTMKRDFMRDAVDPVTLGALRDVKRALDPTGALNPGKILPDDVAGGLHAHP; from the coding sequence ATGAGTCCCGAGAAGCAGGCGCTGACCAGCACGTCCTCCGCCCACACGCCCGTGTCCGAGGGCCGTTCCTCGAACGCGCTGGCGGCGGCTCTCACCCGTGCGCTCGGCGCGCGCAAGGTGCTGTCGAACCTCTCGGAGCGACTGAATTACCGCTACGACGCGATCCAGTTCGGCGTCACGCCCCTGTGCGTGCTGCTGCCGGAAAGCACGGCGGACGTGGTGGCCGTTATGCGCGCGGCGCGGGCGGCGGGCGTACCCGTGGTGGGGCGCGGCGCGGCCAGCGGCCTGTCGGGCGGCGCGGCCCCCATGGTCGAGGCGGTGGTCATCTCGTTCACGCGCATGACCCGGCTGGAGATCCGCCCGGAGCGGCGTGAGGCCCTGGCGCAGCCCGGTGTGATCACGCTGAAAGTCTCGGAGGACGCCAGACCGCACGGCCTGGTCTATCCCCCCGATCCGGCCAGCTTCCGCACGAGCACCATCGGCGGCAACCTGGGCGAGAACGCAGGCGGCCCCATGTGCTTCAAGTACGGCGTGACCGGCGACTATGTCAAAGCCCTGGAATTCGTGGACGCCGACGGCGACGTGCATCAGCTCACGCGCGACGCCTACGACCTCGCGGGCCTGCTGATCGGCTCGGAGGGCACGCTGGGCCTCATCACGGACGCCACCCTGCGCCTGAGCACGCCCGCTAAATACACCCGAACCCTCATGGCTCACTTTCCCGAGGTGGGGCAGGCCGCCGAGGCGGTCAGCAGTGCCATCGCGGCGGGCGCGGTACCGAGCAAGCTGGAGTTCATGGATCAGGCCTGCACGAACGCCATCGAGGACTACCTGCATCTGGGCCTGCCCCGCGAAGCCGGGGCCGTGCTGCTGGTCGATACCGACGGCGACGATCTGCACACGGTCGAGGAGGAACGCGCCCTGGTCGAGCAGGCCTGTCTGGCGGCAGGCGGTCAGGTGCGCCGCGCGGCCACGGACGCCGAGGCCGCCGCGCTGTGGCAGGCGCGGCGCAGCGTGTCGCCCGCGCTGGGCCGTATCCGCCCGCAGCGCATGAACGAGGACATCGTCGTGCCCAGAAGCGCGCTGCCGGAGGTCGTCCGCGAGATCCGCGCGCTGGGCGACGCCTCAGGGCTCACGCTGGTGCAGTTCGGTCACATCGGAGATGGCAACCTGCACCCGAACATCCTGTTCAACCCACGCACCGAGTCGGCCGAGGCGGTACACACGCTGGCCCACGAGATCGCGCTGGTCGCCATCCGGCACGGTGGGGTGCTGAGCGGCGAGCACGGCATCGGCACCATGAAACGCGATTTCATGCGTGATGCCGTCGATCCAGTCACCCTCGGCGCCCTGCGGGACGTGAAACGCGCCCTCGATCCCACCGGCGCGCTGAACCCCGGCAAGATCCTTCCGGACGACGTGGCTGGAGGCCTCCATGCCCATCCTTGA